In Streptomyces sp. NBC_00448, the following are encoded in one genomic region:
- a CDS encoding response regulator encodes MSEQAIRVLVVEDDPVAADAHALYVDRVPGFTAVGKAHNAAQARRLLLRAPVDLILLDLYLPDGHGLELARSLRAAGHRMDVIAVTSARDLAVVREGVSLGVVQYILKPFAFATLRDRLLGYARFRAAAGEAGSQDEVDRALATLRPSRPAALPKGLSAPTLETVVRTLRVAPAGLTAAATAASAGISRITARRYLEHLVEQGRVERSPQYGQVGRPELHYRWLTAD; translated from the coding sequence ATGAGCGAGCAGGCCATCCGCGTGCTCGTGGTCGAGGACGACCCGGTCGCCGCCGACGCGCACGCGCTCTACGTCGACCGCGTGCCCGGATTCACCGCCGTCGGCAAGGCCCACAACGCGGCGCAGGCCCGCCGCCTGCTGCTGCGCGCCCCGGTCGACCTGATCCTGCTCGACCTCTACCTGCCCGACGGCCACGGCCTGGAACTCGCCCGCTCGCTGCGCGCCGCCGGTCACCGGATGGACGTCATCGCGGTCACCTCCGCCCGCGACCTGGCGGTGGTCCGCGAGGGCGTCTCGCTCGGCGTCGTGCAGTACATCCTCAAGCCCTTCGCGTTCGCCACGCTCCGCGACCGGCTGCTCGGCTACGCCCGGTTCCGGGCCGCGGCAGGCGAAGCGGGCAGCCAGGACGAGGTCGACCGGGCCCTGGCCACGCTGCGCCCGTCGAGGCCCGCGGCCCTGCCCAAGGGGCTCAGCGCCCCCACGCTGGAGACGGTCGTCCGCACGCTCAGGGTCGCCCCGGCCGGGCTGACGGCGGCCGCGACCGCCGCGTCGGCCGGCATCTCCCGCATCACCGCCCGCCGTTACCTGGAGCACCTGGTCGAGCAGGGCCGCGTCGAGCGCAGCCCCCAGTACGGCCAGGTCGGCCGCCCGGAGCTGCACTACCGCTGGCTGACCGCCGATTAG
- a CDS encoding NUDIX domain-containing protein, producing MPSVKLRHAVRALILDEEDRILLCRHVISRPAGRVVWAAAGGGIEQGETPLAALRREVREEVGLVLGADPPHVWHQEVVGPGYAAGYEGVSNDYFLVRTATFTPRGSLSDEQLAAEAIRGLKWWHPQEIASYAGSDLFSPRDLATPLTALVAAGPPATPVRLGV from the coding sequence ATGCCGTCTGTGAAGCTGCGTCATGCCGTCCGTGCGCTCATCCTCGACGAGGAGGACCGCATCCTGCTGTGCCGTCACGTCATTTCGCGGCCCGCGGGGAGGGTGGTGTGGGCGGCCGCCGGCGGCGGGATCGAGCAGGGTGAGACGCCCCTTGCCGCGCTCCGCCGTGAGGTGCGCGAGGAGGTGGGGCTGGTTCTCGGGGCCGATCCGCCGCACGTCTGGCACCAGGAAGTCGTGGGTCCCGGGTACGCCGCTGGCTACGAGGGGGTCAGCAACGACTACTTCCTCGTGCGCACCGCCACGTTCACTCCGCGCGGGTCCCTGTCCGACGAGCAGCTCGCCGCGGAGGCCATCCGCGGACTGAAGTGGTGGCACCCGCAGGAGATCGCTTCGTACGCGGGCAGCGATCTCTTCTCCCCCCGCGACCTCGCGACTCCTTTGACCGCGCTGGTCGCCGCCGGCCCTCCGGCAACGCCGGTGCGGCTCGGCGTCTGA
- a CDS encoding transposase: MSGVITASEPSWIAPFSGLSPRQFSKLITALRREGADPVRKGRPWSLPLEDRVLLVAAYWRTNLTLRQLAPLFGVSKSAADRIVDHLGPALALEPRKRFRKDTVLIVDGTLVPTRDHSVAAQSKNYRYSTNHQVVIDADTRLVVAVGPPLPGNRNDCKAWEESGARAAVGRATVIADGGYQGTGLIIPHRRKAGQSELPAWKEEHNTSHRKVRARVEHAFARMKTWKILRDCRLKGDGVHHAILGIARLHNLTLAG; this comes from the coding sequence GTGTCTGGTGTGATCACGGCGTCGGAGCCCTCCTGGATAGCCCCGTTCAGTGGGTTGAGCCCGCGGCAGTTCAGCAAGCTGATCACTGCACTGCGGCGGGAGGGTGCAGACCCGGTGCGCAAGGGCCGGCCCTGGAGCCTGCCGCTGGAGGACCGGGTCCTGCTGGTCGCCGCGTACTGGCGCACCAACCTCACCCTGCGCCAACTCGCCCCGCTGTTCGGGGTGTCGAAGTCCGCCGCGGACCGGATCGTCGACCACCTCGGACCGGCGCTCGCGCTTGAGCCCCGCAAGCGGTTCCGCAAGGACACTGTGCTGATCGTGGACGGCACGCTGGTCCCCACCCGCGACCACAGCGTCGCCGCGCAGTCCAAGAACTACCGCTACTCCACCAATCACCAGGTGGTCATCGACGCCGACACCCGGCTTGTCGTGGCAGTCGGCCCGCCGTTGCCCGGCAACCGCAACGACTGCAAAGCATGGGAGGAGTCCGGCGCCAGGGCCGCGGTGGGCCGCGCCACGGTCATCGCCGACGGCGGCTACCAGGGGACCGGCCTGATCATCCCGCACCGACGAAAAGCCGGCCAGAGCGAACTTCCCGCCTGGAAAGAGGAACACAACACCTCCCACCGCAAAGTCCGCGCCCGCGTCGAACACGCCTTCGCCCGCATGAAGACCTGGAAGATCCTCCGCGACTGCCGCCTCAAAGGCGACGGCGTCCACCACGCCATCCTCGGCATCGCCCGCCTTCACAACCTCACCCTGGCCGGGTGA
- a CDS encoding VOC family protein, translated as MAASPSRLRTRRVLGLHRRRRTSRQRLRRPPSNRRRGRSPVPLPPQLRNTRRRSEDAPRLPCRMGQRQGEVDRLTALGARLRWEVLDEHPGMRLTVLADPEDNLFCVVEVQSAE; from the coding sequence ATGGCAGCATCACCATCGAGGCTGCGGACCCGCCGCGTTCTGGGTCTGCACCGTCGGAGGAGAACCAGCCGGCAGCGACTCCGACGTCCTCCTTCAAACCGACGCCGCGGACGGTCTCCGGTTCCACTTCCACCGCAGCTCCGAAACACCCGGCGGCGATCAGAAGACGCACCTCGACTTCCGTGTCGCATGGGGCAGCGGCAGGGCGAGGTCGACCGTCTCACCGCCCTCGGGGCAAGGCTCCGCTGGGAAGTGCTCGACGAACACCCCGGCATGCGCCTGACGGTGCTTGCCGATCCAGAGGACAACCTTTTCTGCGTGGTCGAAGTCCAGTCCGCCGAGTAA
- a CDS encoding aldo/keto reductase, with protein sequence MRYQTFGRLTGLRVSEYVLGTENFATSDAGAGPEGSRQIFEAFVGTGGTTFDTSNLYQDGQAETVLGGLLGGRRDDFVVITKYGGTRQAQPRPGTTGNSRKIMIRSLEASLRRLDTDYVDVFMPHFPDGTTPVEEILAGLDDLIRSGKILHGGLSNFPAWRVAGAAVRADLRAQAPLVGIQTEYSLAERSAERELLPMAQAHGLGVALYSPLAGGLLTGKYRQGGQGRLTARGDAIEATAQRTAVVDAVLAIADEVGASALQVSLAWLRRRAALAQTALIPIVGPRTLTQLEEYLESLHLELGDHHYQHLDDVSAVRLGTPHEDVAAALSCGFDGDRTLLEPPPVPVI encoded by the coding sequence ATGCGCTACCAGACCTTCGGCCGACTGACCGGACTACGAGTCTCGGAGTACGTGCTGGGGACGGAGAACTTCGCCACCTCGGACGCCGGCGCCGGTCCCGAGGGCTCGCGGCAGATCTTCGAGGCCTTCGTCGGCACCGGCGGCACCACGTTCGACACGTCCAACCTCTACCAGGACGGACAGGCCGAAACCGTGCTCGGCGGCCTCCTCGGTGGCCGACGCGACGACTTCGTGGTGATCACCAAGTACGGCGGGACCAGGCAGGCCCAGCCCCGCCCCGGCACCACCGGCAACAGCCGCAAGATCATGATTCGTTCCCTGGAGGCGAGTTTGCGCCGTCTGGACACCGACTACGTGGACGTCTTCATGCCGCACTTTCCCGACGGAACGACCCCGGTCGAGGAGATCCTGGCCGGGCTCGACGACCTGATCCGATCCGGCAAGATCCTGCACGGCGGGCTGTCGAACTTCCCGGCCTGGCGGGTCGCCGGCGCCGCGGTCCGGGCGGACCTGCGCGCTCAGGCTCCACTGGTCGGCATCCAGACCGAATACAGCCTGGCCGAACGATCCGCCGAGCGGGAACTGCTGCCCATGGCGCAGGCCCACGGCCTGGGCGTGGCCCTGTACTCCCCGCTGGCCGGAGGTCTGCTCACCGGCAAGTACCGACAGGGCGGACAGGGCAGGCTCACCGCTCGCGGCGACGCGATCGAGGCCACCGCACAGCGCACCGCCGTCGTCGACGCCGTCCTGGCGATAGCCGACGAGGTCGGCGCCAGCGCGCTTCAGGTCTCCCTGGCCTGGCTACGCCGCCGGGCCGCACTCGCGCAGACGGCGCTGATCCCGATCGTCGGCCCCCGCACCCTGACGCAACTGGAGGAATACCTCGAGTCTCTCCACCTCGAACTCGGCGACCATCACTATCAACACCTGGACGATGTCAGCGCGGTACGCCTGGGAACCCCGCACGAGGATGTCGCGGCCGCGCTGAGCTGCGGCTTCGACGGCGACCGCACGCTGCTCGAACCTCCCCCTGTTCCCGTCATCTGA
- a CDS encoding integrase core domain-containing protein: protein MLQRPVESRQYTSFKLAEHLGAAGIAASIGSVGDAYDNALMESTIGLFKTELIKPRRPWKTLSQVELATAEWIDWYCHRRLHGEIGHVPPVEYETNYYTELTKPQVKTTI, encoded by the coding sequence GTGTTGCAACGACCGGTTGAGTCCAGGCAGTACACCAGTTTCAAGCTGGCCGAACACCTGGGCGCGGCCGGAATCGCGGCCTCGATCGGATCTGTCGGAGATGCGTACGACAACGCCCTGATGGAGAGCACGATCGGCCTGTTCAAGACCGAGTTGATCAAGCCGAGGCGGCCCTGGAAGACCCTCTCCCAGGTTGAGCTGGCCACCGCCGAATGGATCGACTGGTACTGCCACCGACGACTACACGGTGAGATAGGCCACGTCCCACCCGTCGAGTACGAGACCAACTACTACACAGAACTCACAAAACCCCAGGTCAAAACCACAATCTGA
- a CDS encoding transposase codes for MASTNDHGTSDPQVTPRSAGHRRYSAAYKAKILAEYEGLDKQAKGALLRREGLYSSLITTWRQQRDKGAKEALAAPAGRPKADPRDKEIARLETENAKLQAELGKARTVIEVQSKLSALLDQFATDSATTNNGENT; via the coding sequence GTGGCCAGTACCAACGACCACGGGACCTCGGATCCGCAGGTGACACCCCGCTCGGCGGGTCATCGCCGGTACTCGGCGGCGTACAAGGCAAAGATCTTGGCCGAGTATGAGGGGCTCGACAAGCAGGCCAAGGGTGCCTTGCTGCGGCGCGAGGGCCTGTACTCGTCACTGATCACAACCTGGCGCCAGCAGCGGGACAAGGGTGCAAAGGAGGCGTTGGCCGCGCCGGCGGGTCGGCCGAAGGCCGATCCGCGGGACAAGGAGATCGCCCGGCTCGAGACCGAAAATGCCAAGCTGCAAGCCGAGTTGGGCAAGGCCCGCACCGTCATCGAGGTGCAGTCAAAACTCTCCGCGCTGCTCGACCAGTTCGCCACGGACAGCGCCACGACGAACAACGGCGAGAACACGTGA
- a CDS encoding IS3 family transposase codes for MEAAAAEVAGDLGGSAFEAARAAALDKLSHLVGRVKACAALGMSRATWYRHHRTSPPPVKPTRERKRDPRALSEAEEAEVLAVLRSGEFVDMAPAEIYAVLLDRGTYLCAEATMYRILRRHGEVRERRRQAVHPPRKKPELIATAPNRVWSWDITKLKGPYPGSYFCLYTIIDIYSRYTVGWMIAASENKELAEQFLSSTISKYPVERGKLTIHSDRGSPMIAHNVAQMLSNMGVTKSHSRPRTSNDNPYSESQYKTLKYRHDFPDRFGCIEDARTWCTGFFDWYNLTHRHSGIAMHAPYDVHFGLADQLREMRADVLASAYQQHPERFVRRPPEPPKLPEAAWINKPADLRHHDQTIPAQQ; via the coding sequence GTGGAAGCGGCGGCCGCTGAGGTGGCCGGCGACCTGGGCGGGTCGGCCTTCGAGGCGGCCCGCGCGGCTGCCCTGGACAAGCTGTCCCACCTGGTCGGCCGGGTGAAGGCGTGCGCCGCGCTCGGCATGAGCCGGGCGACCTGGTATCGCCACCACCGCACGTCCCCGCCGCCGGTGAAGCCGACCCGGGAGCGTAAGCGCGATCCGCGGGCCCTGAGCGAGGCCGAGGAAGCGGAGGTGTTGGCGGTGTTGCGGTCGGGGGAGTTCGTCGACATGGCACCGGCCGAGATCTACGCGGTGTTGCTGGACCGGGGCACCTACCTGTGTGCGGAGGCGACGATGTACCGGATCCTGCGCCGGCACGGCGAGGTCCGTGAGCGTCGGCGCCAGGCCGTCCATCCGCCGCGCAAGAAGCCCGAGTTGATCGCGACCGCGCCGAACCGGGTGTGGTCGTGGGACATCACCAAGCTGAAGGGCCCGTATCCGGGCAGCTATTTCTGCCTCTACACGATCATTGATATCTACAGCCGCTACACCGTCGGCTGGATGATCGCCGCATCCGAGAACAAGGAGCTCGCCGAGCAGTTTCTGTCCTCCACTATCTCCAAGTACCCCGTTGAACGGGGGAAGTTGACGATCCACTCCGACCGGGGATCGCCGATGATCGCCCACAACGTCGCGCAGATGCTCAGCAATATGGGTGTCACCAAGTCTCACTCGAGACCGAGGACGTCGAATGACAACCCGTACTCGGAAAGTCAGTACAAAACCCTAAAATATCGGCACGATTTCCCTGACCGGTTCGGCTGCATCGAGGACGCCCGCACCTGGTGTACCGGCTTCTTCGACTGGTACAACCTCACCCACCGACACTCGGGGATAGCGATGCACGCTCCCTACGACGTGCACTTCGGTCTCGCCGACCAGCTCCGCGAGATGCGCGCCGACGTCCTCGCGAGCGCCTATCAACAACACCCCGAGCGGTTCGTCCGCAGACCACCCGAGCCCCCAAAACTTCCCGAGGCTGCCTGGATCAACAAACCGGCCGACCTCCGACACCACGATCAAACGATCCCGGCCCAGCAATAG
- a CDS encoding AAA family ATPase has protein sequence MHVDDPDDTYEAADVAEYFGGEDATTATALVISQLKHSTTRPDKAWTASRLCQIKQRTSSVTGKPTGTARAIIRDLADVWTKFAKAHGRDYALRVLTIQLVSNQPADARLARAVEAAKKAIAATRGTLRAAALLSALTDQDRTVINTLYQSLKGDLGSGGFCDFLTVLDLSDCGQQGRVSLELAVRVAMSVHSPDQPDTSALKLFDLIRRHALPDLAHRPGIRRADVLAALGVPGAQTLYPAPPMLAEVDDPLPAPSAPEIAAAALAAPGARVLVHGGAGAGKSTTMTQLQDSLPPGSFVVMYDCFGAGGYLQSGQGRHSPRRFITQVTNDLAKTCGTPLLLEAPRDEEDLWEQFTRTLQQAVDTLPETGRLVLVVDAADNAATAAERKRERGFLPGLRDLGLPDRTSLILTARSHRISQLTEGTTATVTLRPFDPALSGAHLRRYAPGATDAEAALFHEATAGNPRTQFYALSVATAQGDGIPGILAQCRTTPDHLFEDLVNSALQTTGTDAGGLRWLALLAALSRPVRIEPLAQALNVTTAQITAFAHGLQPGVTLEGETIAFRDEDFEAYVMGVLTDDDLREAHHRLADLFLATRATDPDAATHVADHLYDAGRGDETIDLVLDEPAPAGIPDGFDRLDVRDRRLDLALRAAADNSTGVQAARLVIRACTATFSTTALTELLRTRPGLAARYSNRPTLARRLVRDTSQPWLGPAHMRAAVVLAHDNATHAQAREHLRNAEAWLQRRTDLPSHETWGWSLEPEDLAAGAYAHHLLSGPGAAAHWLRRWTSPGRFQVQ, from the coding sequence GTGCACGTCGATGATCCCGATGACACCTATGAGGCAGCCGATGTCGCCGAGTACTTCGGCGGCGAGGACGCCACGACGGCCACCGCGCTCGTCATCTCCCAGCTCAAGCACAGCACCACCCGCCCCGACAAAGCGTGGACGGCGTCGCGGCTGTGCCAAATCAAGCAACGCACCAGCTCGGTGACCGGCAAACCGACCGGCACCGCCCGCGCGATCATTCGCGACCTCGCCGACGTCTGGACCAAGTTCGCCAAGGCCCACGGCCGAGACTACGCACTGCGTGTTCTGACCATCCAGCTGGTCAGTAACCAACCGGCCGACGCCCGGCTGGCGCGGGCGGTCGAAGCAGCCAAGAAGGCCATCGCCGCCACCCGGGGGACTCTCCGGGCGGCTGCTCTGCTCAGCGCGCTCACCGACCAGGATCGCACGGTCATCAACACGCTCTACCAGAGCCTGAAGGGCGACCTGGGCAGCGGCGGCTTCTGCGACTTCCTGACGGTGCTGGACCTCTCGGACTGCGGACAGCAGGGCCGCGTGAGCCTTGAGCTCGCCGTCCGCGTCGCGATGTCCGTCCACTCCCCGGACCAGCCCGACACCTCCGCGCTGAAGCTGTTCGACCTCATCCGGCGGCACGCCCTTCCCGACCTCGCCCACCGGCCCGGCATCCGCCGCGCGGACGTCCTGGCCGCCCTCGGCGTCCCCGGAGCCCAGACCCTCTACCCGGCCCCGCCGATGCTGGCCGAGGTCGACGACCCGCTGCCCGCGCCCAGCGCCCCCGAGATCGCAGCCGCGGCCCTCGCCGCACCCGGCGCGCGGGTCCTCGTCCACGGCGGCGCCGGAGCCGGCAAGTCCACCACCATGACTCAGCTCCAGGACAGCCTGCCGCCCGGCTCGTTCGTCGTGATGTACGACTGCTTCGGCGCCGGCGGCTACCTCCAGTCCGGACAGGGCCGCCACAGCCCGCGCAGGTTCATCACCCAGGTCACTAACGACCTGGCGAAAACCTGCGGAACCCCGCTGCTCCTGGAAGCACCCCGCGACGAGGAAGACCTGTGGGAGCAGTTCACCCGCACGCTCCAGCAGGCCGTCGACACGCTCCCCGAGACCGGTCGTCTCGTCCTGGTCGTCGATGCCGCGGACAACGCCGCCACCGCCGCCGAACGTAAGCGGGAGCGAGGCTTCCTTCCGGGGCTGCGCGACCTGGGCCTGCCCGACCGGACGAGCCTGATCCTCACCGCCCGCTCGCACCGCATCTCCCAACTCACCGAAGGCACCACCGCGACCGTCACGCTGCGCCCCTTCGACCCCGCCCTGTCCGGCGCGCACCTGCGCCGCTACGCGCCCGGCGCCACCGACGCCGAAGCGGCGCTCTTCCACGAGGCGACCGCAGGAAATCCCCGGACCCAGTTCTACGCGCTCAGCGTTGCTACGGCCCAAGGCGACGGGATCCCCGGCATCCTCGCCCAGTGCCGCACCACTCCGGATCACCTCTTCGAAGACCTGGTCAATTCGGCACTCCAGACCACGGGCACCGACGCGGGCGGCCTCCGATGGCTCGCGCTCCTGGCTGCCCTGTCCCGCCCCGTGCGGATCGAACCGCTCGCGCAGGCCCTCAACGTCACCACCGCCCAGATCACCGCCTTCGCCCACGGCCTGCAGCCCGGTGTCACCCTCGAAGGCGAAACCATTGCCTTCCGGGACGAGGACTTCGAGGCGTACGTCATGGGCGTGCTCACCGACGACGACCTCCGCGAGGCCCACCACCGCCTCGCCGACCTGTTCCTGGCAACACGCGCCACAGATCCCGACGCTGCCACGCACGTGGCAGACCACCTCTACGACGCCGGCCGCGGGGACGAAACCATCGACCTCGTCCTCGACGAGCCCGCGCCCGCCGGCATCCCGGACGGTTTCGACCGCCTCGATGTCCGCGACCGCCGTCTCGACCTCGCCCTGCGGGCAGCAGCCGACAACAGCACCGGCGTACAGGCCGCACGCCTGGTCATCCGAGCCTGCACGGCCACGTTCTCCACCACCGCGCTGACAGAACTGCTGCGCACCCGACCAGGCCTCGCCGCCCGCTACAGTAACCGCCCGACCCTCGCACGCCGCCTGGTACGCGACACCTCGCAGCCGTGGCTCGGCCCGGCCCACATGCGCGCCGCAGTCGTCCTCGCCCACGACAACGCCACGCACGCGCAGGCCCGCGAACACCTGCGCAACGCCGAAGCATGGCTGCAGCGCCGAACAGACCTGCCCTCCCACGAAACCTGGGGCTGGTCCCTGGAACCCGAAGACCTCGCCGCCGGAGCGTACGCCCACCACCTGCTGTCAGGCCCCGGGGCTGCGGCCCACTGGCTCAGGCGTTGGACCAGCCCCGGAAGATTTCAAGTCCAGTGA
- a CDS encoding DDE-type integrase/transposase/recombinase, whose product MNDAFHGVETELGVVAACRLTGRSRATHYRRLRPPAAPRPRTAGAQPSALSAEERLAVMELMNSAEYAELPPAQIWARELDAGRYHCSVSTMYRILREHSQSGERRRQATHPPRVVPELVATGPSQVFSWDITKVAGPTKGVWYHAYVIIDIFSRYIAGHTVERAESAQRAEELIRETIALNGIVPNTVHADRGTSMTSKKVSQLLIDLGVTRSHSRPKVSNDNPYSEAQFKTTKYMADFPERFDSLAHAREWFEAFIAYYNHEHRHSGIAWHTPASIHFGTADEVRDQRAATLAQAYAHHPERFGRRPRPPEIPRTAWINDPAKRREPTPQSS is encoded by the coding sequence ATGAACGACGCCTTCCACGGCGTCGAGACCGAGCTAGGTGTCGTGGCCGCTTGCCGACTGACCGGCCGCTCCCGCGCCACCCACTACCGCCGGCTGCGGCCACCGGCCGCACCCCGACCCCGCACGGCCGGCGCCCAGCCGTCCGCCCTGAGCGCCGAAGAGCGCCTGGCCGTAATGGAGTTGATGAACAGCGCCGAGTACGCGGAACTGCCGCCCGCGCAGATCTGGGCCCGCGAGCTGGATGCCGGCCGCTACCACTGCTCGGTCTCCACGATGTACCGGATCCTGCGGGAACACAGCCAAAGCGGTGAACGCCGCCGCCAGGCGACCCACCCTCCCCGGGTGGTGCCGGAACTGGTCGCCACCGGCCCGTCACAGGTCTTCTCCTGGGACATCACCAAGGTCGCCGGACCGACGAAGGGCGTCTGGTACCACGCCTACGTCATCATCGACATCTTCAGCCGGTACATCGCCGGCCACACCGTCGAACGCGCCGAGTCCGCCCAGCGGGCGGAGGAACTGATCCGCGAGACCATCGCCCTCAACGGCATCGTGCCCAACACCGTGCACGCCGACCGCGGCACGTCCATGACCTCCAAGAAGGTGTCCCAGTTGCTGATCGATCTGGGCGTCACCCGGTCGCACTCACGACCCAAGGTCTCCAACGACAACCCTTACAGCGAGGCCCAGTTCAAGACCACGAAGTACATGGCGGACTTCCCGGAAAGGTTCGACTCCCTGGCCCATGCCCGTGAGTGGTTCGAGGCGTTCATCGCCTACTACAACCACGAGCACCGTCACTCCGGCATCGCCTGGCACACCCCCGCCAGCATCCATTTCGGCACCGCCGACGAGGTCCGCGACCAACGGGCCGCCACCCTCGCTCAGGCATACGCACACCACCCCGAACGCTTCGGGCGCCGCCCCCGGCCACCCGAGATACCCCGGACTGCCTGGATCAACGATCCCGCCAAGCGCCGAGAACCAACACCACAAAGCTCATAG
- a CDS encoding restriction endonuclease, translating to MNDGELRDLLTRYQQLKDMPKGAETHRGQRFNLFLRDLLRAWGLEAHSDQRGIRNRDETDVGFSVGRAYYILEAKWERKPINLDPVAKLYLRLKVRPPGTAAVLVSMSGFTKHVHEFTEYHPEITLLDRTHIEAMLTGLVDPDQLLHLLFSWTSRRGGSHVPLERLMLNPYPPELPRWTDPSGKPGVSYLADGVCAQALLVTDEPPALTFTGMTATAYGAMLLTCDQGVMRLDPDTRKTNWEFPLSGCSGSALLGSEASFFTACESAVVRWDSRALTAVAGAFKPHSQLLAGPDGERWMFSTTGPTGRVWNGSHTLTRLGSRAGEEKPHPIEFGGQIRQAAITGRNTLYIASSYFAGELDITDEMRLDLPPDSDQAFQAAPRHRPDRPRRRVLPPAARVGLGLAPPHRPHPSSAPAHRTTREHGVGPPRRAGAPRPIAPEEAASASQWHRSAAPSGRRARRSSGKHEAPGGCRGRWWSSVWKRGG from the coding sequence GTGAACGATGGCGAACTGCGGGACCTGCTGACGCGATACCAGCAGCTGAAGGACATGCCCAAGGGGGCGGAGACCCACCGCGGGCAGCGCTTCAATCTCTTCCTGCGCGATCTGCTGCGCGCCTGGGGGCTGGAAGCGCACTCCGACCAGCGGGGCATCCGAAACCGGGACGAGACCGATGTGGGCTTCTCCGTAGGCCGCGCCTACTACATCCTTGAGGCGAAGTGGGAGCGCAAGCCGATCAATCTGGATCCAGTCGCGAAGCTCTATCTGCGGCTGAAGGTCCGCCCACCGGGAACGGCCGCCGTTCTCGTGTCCATGTCCGGCTTCACCAAGCACGTCCACGAGTTCACCGAGTACCACCCCGAGATCACTCTCCTGGACCGCACGCACATCGAGGCCATGCTCACCGGCCTGGTCGACCCCGACCAGCTCCTGCACTTGCTGTTCTCCTGGACCAGCCGGCGCGGCGGCTCCCACGTCCCGCTTGAACGCCTCATGCTCAACCCGTATCCGCCGGAGCTCCCGCGCTGGACGGATCCGAGTGGCAAGCCTGGCGTGTCCTACCTGGCCGATGGCGTGTGCGCCCAGGCGCTGCTGGTGACCGACGAACCTCCTGCGCTCACCTTCACCGGCATGACCGCAACTGCCTATGGCGCCATGCTGCTCACCTGCGACCAGGGCGTGATGCGCCTGGACCCGGACACGAGGAAGACCAACTGGGAGTTCCCACTGAGCGGCTGCTCGGGTTCGGCCCTTCTCGGATCGGAGGCCAGTTTCTTCACGGCGTGCGAGTCCGCGGTTGTGCGCTGGGACAGCCGTGCCCTGACGGCTGTGGCCGGCGCGTTCAAACCGCACAGTCAGCTACTCGCGGGACCGGACGGCGAACGTTGGATGTTCTCGACCACCGGCCCTACCGGGCGTGTCTGGAACGGATCGCACACCCTGACCCGCCTCGGCAGCCGCGCGGGGGAGGAGAAACCTCACCCGATCGAGTTCGGCGGCCAGATCAGGCAGGCCGCCATCACCGGCCGCAACACCCTGTACATCGCCTCCAGCTACTTCGCGGGCGAGCTGGACATCACCGATGAGATGCGCCTGGACCTCCCGCCGGATTCGGACCAGGCGTTCCAGGCCGCTCCCCGCCACCGCCCTGACCGCCCGCGACGGCGTGTACTACCTCCTGCTGCACGCGTGGGACTCGGACTGGCGCCCCCACACCGCCCTCACCCGTCCAGTGCTCCTGCGCATCGAACTACCCGGGAGCACGGCGTAGGGCCACCGCGCAGGGCGGGTGCACCCCGGCCAATCGCTCCAGAGGAGGCGGCCAGCGCGTCACAGTGGCACCGGTCCGCGGCGCCGTCCGGGCGGAGGGCACGTCGGTCCTCCGGGAAACACGAAGCCCCCGGCGGGTGCCGGGGGCGATGGTGGTCGTCCGTGTGGAAGCGAGGCGGGTGA
- a CDS encoding relaxase domain-containing protein, whose product MLSESKVGSGAGWRYLFRGVMVGDGRRAARTPLRAAQDEAGVPPGFWTGRGLAGLGLVAGSEVTERQAELLLGEGRHPNADRIDAELLGAGVDPAAARRATVLGRPVEQISSPWLAMDLVFRLPATVQVVWALGDDEVRRVLELCQVLDHPMATCCTPSGTSCRRAA is encoded by the coding sequence GTGCTGAGCGAGTCGAAGGTCGGATCGGGTGCCGGGTGGCGGTACCTGTTTCGCGGTGTGATGGTTGGCGACGGCCGCCGCGCGGCGAGGACGCCGCTGCGCGCCGCTCAGGATGAGGCGGGTGTCCCGCCCGGCTTCTGGACGGGCCGGGGCCTGGCCGGGCTGGGTCTGGTGGCCGGGTCGGAGGTCACCGAGCGGCAGGCGGAGCTGCTGCTGGGGGAGGGCCGGCACCCGAACGCGGACCGGATCGATGCGGAGCTGTTGGGGGCGGGCGTCGATCCGGCGGCGGCGCGGCGGGCGACGGTGCTGGGACGTCCTGTCGAGCAGATCAGCTCGCCGTGGCTGGCGATGGATCTGGTGTTCCGGCTGCCGGCCACTGTTCAGGTCGTATGGGCGCTGGGTGATGACGAGGTCCGGCGGGTGCTGGAGCTGTGCCAGGTCCTGGACCACCCGATGGCGACCTGCTGTACGCCGTCCGGCACAAGCTGCCGGCGTGCTGCGTAG